A stretch of the Nicotiana tabacum cultivar K326 chromosome 6, ASM71507v2, whole genome shotgun sequence genome encodes the following:
- the LOC142181618 gene encoding uncharacterized protein LOC142181618, with product MVKQRGRGAKQPGRRVDPSWGGKAKLKKLTPQSKLKTRKQVVCDEEQSGSKYLPSHDVSTDLGKAPAGPANAPTVIQLESSEGSEAGSAKYSTSPTTSESREGAEDKNKSDEEVPDSRVLRVGGIERTRNLVVWQDKFICEVAFHKFREVWPKKKVILETSIVTRDLLPYLPRVHEQFLTRVGWDFFKDELVNANEHMVKEFYSNVAHTKEGSIATKVRDKKIVFSGKPLNEYLGFNDEDDSQYREKLALKEEAHPWVAQSLAQPGTILEWIQVGKKILRKDLNFEMRGWLTFVKNGLDPSSHDQTIPIARAVLIASIMAGFPINVWNVMYSVITSIGIDTDRNYPYPNTLTMYFEDEKVKKYPFNVGVSPVSPFSWFNIQGSDNPKGDKKGKASTSAPTGQSEEAVAVEASIEPPTPAATTVLDIPSSSAGPSSSTGPVVPTSKSNPLTTQQLAKTLASLNKWMSVSTSKLSTLATTVVAQSVPATVEISPSIEETLKTLLANQEKILATQAALTKAVDAQGKALKELARKHKKMRKSTASKKEVKELRAEVDKLKADQLPLDLFCDESAPPPAVVVQEPQQEEEPRHPRKKRKLSSTKGVVIEVAQV from the coding sequence ATGGTTAAACAACGAGGGCGTGGAGCTAAACAACCCGGACGAAGAGTTGACCCCTCCTGGGGAGGTaaagcaaaattgaagaaactcacTCCCCAATCAAAACTAAAAACAAGAAAGCAAGTGGTGTGTGATGAGGAGCAGTCGGGGAGTAAGTACCTCCCCTCCCATGATGTCTCAACTGATTTGGGGAAAGCCCCCGCAGGCCCAGCTAATGCTCCAACTGTTATACAActtgagtcgtctgagggctcagaagCAGGCAGTGccaaatactccacctcccccacaactTCAGAATCCAGGGAGGGTGCAGAAGATAAAAACAAGAGTGATGAGGAGGTCCCGGACAGTAGGGTACTTAGAGTTGGGGGAATTGAAAGAACTAGAAACCTAGTTGTATGGCAGGACAAATTTATCTGCGAGGTGGCCTTTCATAAATTTCGGGAAGTGTGGCCCAAGAAGAAGGTGATTCTAGAAACAAGTATAGTCACCCGGGATTTGTTACCCTACCTTCCCCGAGTCCATGAACAATTTCTTACTAGAGTGGGGTGGGATTTCTTTAAGGATGAGCTGGTCAATGCAAATGAACATATGGTGAAGGAATTCTACAGCAATGTGGCCCACACAAAAGAAGGGTCAATTGCAACCAAAGTGCGGGATAAGAAGATAGTGTTCTCGGGAAAGCCTTTGAACGAGTATTTGGGTTTCAATGACGAGGATGACTCTCAGTACAGAGAGAAGTTAGCATTGAAAGAGGAAGCTCATCCTTGGGTGGCACAGTCCTTAGCTCAGCCGGGTACTATTCTGGAGTGGATTCAGGTGGGGAAGAAAATACTGCGAAAGGACCTCAATTTTGAGATGAGAGGATGGTTAACTTTTGTAAAGAACGGGTTGGACCCTTCGTCCCATGACCAGACCATTCCAATCGCCCGAGCAGTTCTCATTGCATCCATCATGGCAGGTTTCCCCATCAATGTGTGGAATGTTATGTATAGTGTGATCACTTCCATTGGCATTGATACGGACAGAAACTACCCCTACCCGAACACCCTAACAATGTACTTTGAAGATGAAAAGGTGAAAAAATACCCTTTCAATGTTGGAGTCAGTCCGGTGTCCCCGTTCTCATGGTTTAATATTCAAGGGTCGGACAACCCTAAGGGGGATAAGAAGGGAAAAGCATCCACCTCTGCCCCGACTGGCCAATCTGAGGAGGCAGTTGCTGTAGAGGCTTCTATTGAGCCACCTACTCCTGCTGCCACTACTGTTCTGGACATCCCATCCTCCTCTGCAGGTCCCAGTTCTTCAACTGGCCCAGTGGTTCCCACATCCAAATCCAACCCCCTCACGACCCAGCAGTTAGCAAAGACATTGGCTAGTTTGAACAAATGGATGTCAGtctcgacatccaagttgtccactttGGCAACCACAGTTGTGGCCCAGTCTGTTCCAGCCACCGTTGAGATTTCTCCGTCCATTGAGGAGACATTGAAGACACTCTTGGCCAACCAGGAGAAGATTTTGGCTACTCAGGCTGCCTTGACAAAGGCAGTTGATGCACAGGGCAAAGCTCTAAAAGAGCTTGCCAGAAAAcacaagaagatgagaaaatccACGGCTTCTAAGAAAGAGGTGAAGGAGCTCCGAGCTGAGGTTGACAAGCtaaaggcagaccagctgcctttagacttgtttTGTGATGAGTCAGCACCTCCACCAGCAGTAGTTGTACAGGAGCCACAACAGGAGGAGGAGCCTAGGCacccaaggaagaagaggaagctttcTAGCACTAAGGGTGTTGTGATAGAGGTAGCACAGGTTTAG